In one Paraburkholderia azotifigens genomic region, the following are encoded:
- a CDS encoding ESPR-type extended signal peptide-containing protein — MNKTYQSVWNEAAGTYVAAAENTRAHGKKSSRRALNIASAALASAVTFGTYGAAWAADPALTPKPTSSAANLATPAPTSDFFCFLFWCGGGGNTTNITYNGVNAQDAYAYTYDRSNLKYFHVDSTLGDSSASGGGGDAIAIGGAAKANGVSKDGSTYGAPGSTSGNGPIAIGGEALARGAANLAVGVDATADGLYHAVALGGNAQAADIYTVAVGGHALASAQSSTAIGAHAAALAGGSVALGESSVATRSNTVSVGRQGAERQIVNVAAGSAGTDAVNVNQLNAAIAGGNGNGNGGGGGGGGNVVLPTDLKYFRATSVLADASAAGQETVAIGGNATALARGSVALGSNSIADRANTVSVGNDLTNRQITHLAAGTTDNDAVNVAQLNSTVQNALTGGALPNLVVYDSASHSALTLGGVGAPHPVQLMNVAAGAITQSSTDAVNGAQMFQLAQATQQGLSDMGSGMSTLAQSTAAALGGNASANTADGSISSPSYTIGGQTYHNVGQALDALAATSGGSGGGSANSVNYDTAAHNSVTLGGTLTHAPVALTNVANGAINANSVDAVNGKQMFATAGSVASAIGAGASVKQDGTLAAPSYVISGVTYNDMGSAINAIGAVGQDVQVTAKYVKVSSTASQALSNGVETTAIGGAAYASGNRAVAIGTGARAQYDDSVAIGSNAQVYESGTVSVGRKGGEKRVTNVADGINATDAATIGQLSALQKSLSSPTQPVLRSALLTETSALDYIKVSPNVMTGAPTQVSSDLNAMAIGPSANASGANAVAVGAGSGAARAGSTAVGSRAAALALNSTVIGQSASTGFNAQNGVSIGYMADAEGANSMGFGSFSIAGGAGSVALGYNALVYNAASNAMAFGTGATATAANTIALGSGSIADRANSISVGSAATQRQIINVAAGAANTDAVNVSQLKGVTAALGGGASVGADGSLASPSYVLGGTTYTDVGTALAAAAGAGSPDAVKYDTSAHTRVTLGGTGATSPVKLTNVAAGSANADAVNVKQLKDLGASFDTSGNVTSAFVAYDDASNATVSLKGTGGTKIRNVAAGSVSASSLEAVNGSQLYQTNQNVANVIAGLNNAGNTLNNMNNGGGLKYFHANSSLDDSQAGAESVAIGGNAQATESNAVALGSNARVTANNAVALGSGSVADRVNSVSVGANGAERQIVNVAAGTQNTDAVNLKQLKDLGAAVDTNGNVTTGFVAYDDTSNTSVSLKGAGGTKIRNVAAGTANSDAVNLKQLKDLGASFDTNGNVTGAFVAYDDAASKATVTLKGASGTKIANLTAGALNAASKDAVNGSQLYQTNQNVANVGANVVNVSNTVNNIVLGGGIKYFHTSSSLADSLTSGEESIAIGGAAQASDANAIALGANARASAANAIALGAGSVADRVNTVSVGASGAERQIVNVAAGSANTDAVNVSQLKDVTSALGGGASVGSDGAVAKPAYVIGGTTYNDVGAAIDAASRAGGSTADVVRYDSSAHNKVTLGGVGSASSVKLSNVAAGQSDNDAVNLRQLKDLGAAFDANGNATGAFVAYDDAQKRTVTLKGAGGTKITNLLAGALNANSSDAVNGAQLYQTNQNVADLSGSLNNMGDTLNNLNDGGGLKYFHANSTLADSQAGGANTVAIGGNAQATVDNAIAIGSNARSMASNAVALGTGSLADRANTVSVGAGGAERQIVNVAAGTQNTDAVNLKQLKDLGASFDNNGNVSGAFVAYDNAAKNKVTFGGVGAATPVKLSNVAAGSANTDAVNLKQLKDLGASFDTGGNVTGAFVAYDDASKGTVTLKGASGTKITNLAAGALNANSSDAVNGSQLYQTNQNVANVAGNVTNLAGNVSNMSDALNNLAGGSGLKYFHANSTLADSQAGGANTVAIGGNAQATVDNAIAIGSNARSTASNAVALGTGSLADRANTVSVGAGGAERQIVNVAAGTQNTDAVNLKQLKDLGASFDNSGNVSSAFVAYDSSAKNRVTFGGVGAATPVKLSNVAAGSANTDAVNLKQLKDLGASFDTSGNVTGAFVAYDDAASRSSVTLKGASGTKIANLAAGSLNANSSDAVNGSQLHQTNQNVANVGANVSNVSNTINNVMLGGGIKYFHANSALDDSLASGEDSIAIGGEAQAGNTGAVSIGAHAQAAQAGSVAIGNNAQASAANSVALGANASTNAVLTTPAYQPGTTTLAGTAPIGEVSVGSAGNERRVTNVAAGAAATDAVNVSQLKSAVDASSSGLLAAAVLYDDATRRNSVTLGGTTAASPVALKNVAAGSVNANSRDAVNGSQLFNLASSTAAALGGGAAPGSDGKIGAPTYVIGGTSYGDVGNAMAAIGSTLTELDSTNKYFKVRPPPETDDPGLPVAAGKVAIALGALAASNGDYAMSIGPGARALGEGAVALGPDARARFAHSTAIGQGSLTYEENVISVGTIEAQRRITNVADGVSSTDAVTMNQLNQLQEQIVHTSSGVRSTLLGAPNPLDFIAVSATTTTTNMTQTSNDVNALAIGPGATSTSANTTSVGTLATAGGAKATAVGAGAGAVREGSTAVGQGSAALALNATVIGTGASTGFNANNGVALGYMAAAEADGSMGFGTNADANGVGSIAFGSGSMTLTTASNAIALGANSIASRANTISVGSDTLQRQIVNVAAGTSNTDAVNVSQLKGVANALGGGADIAGDGSVKKPVYTIGGQTYNDVGKALAAAAASGGGASPDAVSYDTSAHDRLTLGGTSATSPVKLTNVAQGMLTSGSTDAVNGAQLYNTASSVAGALGNGASAGADGKVKAPTYAIGGSTYNSVGGALAAVDSALAQGGNPNGLVYDSSARSKVTLGGAGASTPVTLTNVADAKVDSDAVNLKQLKAAGIAVDPSTGLVTNAVVAYDGASKSSVTFNAGGSPTQLKNVADATDALDAVNLQQMQHYLSTQITNVTPALSPAAVVNDLPVGTATGVDAIAIGNGANASGNAAIAIGARTSTAGDQSVALGVGASAPSSNAVALGANSVADRDNSVSVGAAGAERQITNVAAGTAATDAVNVGQMNSAIGGVYKSMHDMDHDNRRGIASASALNIVTPYLPGRTTLNAGVAGYRGTAALGVGVSRWNEKGTVNYNLGVSSAGGNSTIVRAGVGIVFGN, encoded by the coding sequence ATGAACAAAACTTACCAATCCGTGTGGAACGAAGCGGCGGGCACCTATGTCGCCGCAGCGGAAAACACGCGCGCGCACGGCAAGAAGTCGAGCCGCCGCGCGCTCAACATTGCATCGGCGGCACTGGCGTCGGCCGTGACGTTCGGCACCTATGGCGCGGCGTGGGCGGCCGATCCCGCACTGACGCCGAAGCCGACCTCGAGCGCCGCGAACCTCGCGACGCCCGCGCCGACCAGCGACTTCTTCTGTTTCCTCTTCTGGTGTGGAGGCGGCGGCAATACGACCAACATCACATACAACGGTGTCAACGCGCAGGATGCGTACGCGTACACCTACGACCGCAGCAACCTGAAGTACTTCCATGTCGATTCGACACTCGGCGATTCCTCGGCGAGCGGCGGCGGCGGCGATGCGATCGCTATCGGCGGCGCGGCGAAAGCAAACGGCGTCAGCAAGGACGGCTCGACCTATGGCGCGCCCGGCTCGACGTCGGGTAACGGACCGATCGCCATCGGCGGCGAGGCGCTGGCACGGGGCGCAGCCAACCTGGCCGTCGGCGTCGACGCAACGGCCGACGGCCTGTACCACGCCGTCGCATTGGGCGGCAACGCACAGGCCGCGGACATCTACACCGTCGCCGTCGGCGGACACGCGCTTGCGTCCGCGCAGAGTTCGACGGCGATAGGCGCGCATGCCGCCGCGCTCGCGGGCGGCTCGGTCGCGCTCGGCGAAAGCTCGGTCGCGACACGCAGCAATACGGTGTCGGTGGGACGGCAAGGCGCCGAGCGGCAGATCGTCAACGTCGCAGCGGGATCGGCGGGCACGGACGCAGTCAACGTGAACCAGCTGAACGCGGCCATTGCGGGCGGCAACGGCAACGGCAACGGAGGCGGAGGCGGAGGCGGCGGCAACGTCGTGCTGCCGACCGACCTGAAATATTTCCGCGCGACTTCCGTTCTCGCCGATGCCTCGGCAGCGGGCCAGGAAACGGTCGCGATCGGCGGTAATGCGACGGCGCTCGCCAGGGGTTCGGTCGCGCTCGGCTCCAATTCGATCGCCGACCGCGCGAACACGGTTTCCGTGGGCAACGATCTGACCAACCGCCAGATCACGCACCTCGCCGCGGGCACGACGGACAACGACGCCGTCAACGTCGCGCAGTTGAACAGCACCGTACAGAACGCGCTGACGGGCGGCGCGCTGCCCAACCTCGTCGTCTACGACTCGGCGTCTCACAGTGCGCTGACGCTCGGCGGCGTCGGCGCGCCGCATCCCGTGCAACTGATGAACGTCGCCGCTGGCGCGATCACGCAAAGCAGCACCGACGCGGTCAACGGCGCACAGATGTTCCAGCTGGCACAAGCGACGCAGCAGGGCCTCAGCGACATGGGCAGCGGCATGAGCACACTGGCGCAGAGCACGGCGGCGGCGCTCGGCGGCAATGCGAGCGCCAATACCGCCGACGGCTCGATCTCGTCGCCGAGCTACACGATCGGCGGCCAGACTTATCACAACGTCGGGCAGGCGCTGGACGCGCTTGCGGCGACCAGCGGCGGTAGCGGCGGCGGCTCCGCGAACAGCGTGAACTACGACACGGCCGCGCACAACAGCGTGACGCTCGGCGGCACGCTCACGCACGCACCCGTCGCGCTGACCAATGTCGCGAACGGCGCGATCAACGCGAATAGCGTCGACGCCGTCAACGGCAAGCAGATGTTCGCGACGGCCGGCAGCGTGGCGAGCGCGATCGGCGCGGGCGCGTCGGTGAAGCAGGATGGCACGCTTGCGGCGCCCTCGTACGTGATCTCCGGCGTCACCTACAACGACATGGGCAGCGCGATCAACGCGATCGGCGCAGTCGGCCAGGACGTGCAGGTCACGGCGAAGTACGTGAAGGTGTCGTCGACGGCTTCGCAGGCGCTGTCCAACGGCGTCGAGACGACGGCCATCGGCGGTGCGGCGTATGCGTCGGGCAATCGCGCGGTCGCGATCGGCACGGGCGCACGCGCGCAGTACGACGATTCGGTGGCGATCGGCTCGAATGCGCAGGTGTACGAATCCGGTACGGTTTCCGTGGGCCGCAAGGGCGGCGAGAAGCGCGTGACGAACGTCGCGGACGGCATCAATGCCACGGACGCCGCGACCATCGGCCAGCTGAGCGCGCTGCAGAAGTCGCTGTCGTCCCCGACGCAGCCGGTGTTGCGCTCGGCGTTGCTCACCGAAACCTCGGCGCTCGACTACATCAAGGTCAGTCCGAACGTGATGACAGGCGCGCCGACCCAGGTATCGAGCGATCTGAACGCGATGGCGATCGGACCTTCGGCGAATGCATCGGGTGCGAACGCCGTCGCCGTGGGCGCGGGCTCGGGCGCCGCGCGCGCCGGATCGACGGCCGTCGGCTCGCGCGCCGCCGCGCTCGCGCTCAACTCGACGGTGATCGGCCAGAGCGCGTCGACGGGTTTCAACGCGCAGAACGGCGTGTCGATCGGCTATATGGCGGACGCCGAAGGCGCCAACTCGATGGGCTTCGGCTCGTTCTCGATTGCGGGCGGCGCGGGGTCGGTGGCGCTCGGCTATAACGCGCTCGTGTACAACGCCGCCAGCAACGCAATGGCGTTCGGCACGGGCGCGACGGCGACGGCAGCGAACACGATCGCGCTGGGCAGCGGTTCGATTGCGGATCGCGCGAACTCGATCTCCGTCGGCAGTGCGGCCACGCAGCGCCAGATCATCAACGTCGCGGCGGGCGCGGCGAATACCGATGCCGTCAACGTGTCGCAGCTCAAGGGCGTGACGGCGGCGCTCGGCGGCGGCGCGAGCGTCGGTGCGGACGGCTCGCTGGCGAGTCCGTCGTACGTGCTCGGCGGAACCACGTATACCGACGTCGGCACCGCGCTCGCCGCGGCAGCGGGCGCAGGCTCGCCCGATGCCGTCAAGTACGACACGAGCGCGCACACCCGGGTGACGCTGGGCGGCACGGGCGCAACGTCGCCCGTGAAACTGACGAACGTCGCGGCAGGCAGCGCGAACGCCGATGCCGTCAACGTAAAGCAGCTGAAGGACCTCGGTGCTTCGTTCGATACGAGCGGCAACGTGACAAGCGCATTCGTCGCATATGACGATGCATCGAACGCGACGGTCTCGCTGAAGGGCACGGGCGGCACGAAGATCAGGAACGTCGCGGCGGGCAGCGTGAGCGCGTCAAGCCTCGAAGCCGTCAACGGCTCGCAGCTGTATCAGACGAACCAGAACGTCGCGAACGTGATCGCCGGTTTGAACAACGCGGGCAACACGCTCAACAACATGAACAACGGCGGCGGCCTGAAGTATTTCCACGCGAACTCGTCGCTCGACGACTCGCAGGCGGGCGCGGAATCGGTGGCGATCGGCGGCAATGCGCAGGCGACGGAGTCGAATGCCGTCGCACTCGGCAGCAATGCGCGCGTGACGGCGAACAATGCGGTAGCGCTCGGCAGCGGATCGGTAGCGGATCGCGTGAACAGCGTATCCGTAGGCGCGAACGGCGCCGAACGGCAGATCGTCAACGTCGCAGCCGGCACGCAGAACACGGATGCCGTGAACCTCAAGCAGCTGAAGGATCTCGGCGCAGCCGTCGACACGAACGGCAACGTGACGACCGGCTTCGTCGCTTACGACGATACGTCGAACACGAGCGTCTCGCTCAAGGGCGCAGGCGGCACGAAGATCCGGAACGTCGCGGCGGGTACGGCGAATAGCGACGCCGTGAATCTCAAGCAGCTGAAAGACCTCGGTGCGTCGTTCGACACGAACGGCAACGTGACAGGCGCATTCGTTGCGTACGACGATGCAGCGTCGAAGGCAACGGTGACGTTGAAAGGCGCGAGCGGCACGAAGATCGCCAATCTGACCGCGGGCGCGCTGAACGCAGCGAGCAAGGACGCCGTCAACGGCTCGCAGCTATATCAGACGAACCAGAATGTCGCCAACGTCGGCGCAAATGTCGTCAATGTGTCGAACACGGTCAACAACATCGTGCTCGGCGGCGGCATCAAGTATTTCCACACGAGTTCGTCGCTCGCCGATTCGCTCACAAGCGGCGAAGAGTCGATTGCCATCGGCGGCGCTGCGCAAGCATCGGATGCGAATGCAATCGCGCTCGGCGCGAACGCGCGCGCGAGTGCGGCGAACGCCATTGCGCTCGGCGCCGGATCGGTCGCGGACCGCGTGAATACCGTGTCCGTCGGCGCGAGCGGCGCGGAGCGTCAGATCGTCAACGTCGCGGCGGGCTCGGCGAATACGGACGCGGTCAACGTGTCGCAACTCAAGGACGTCACCAGCGCGCTCGGCGGCGGCGCGAGCGTAGGCAGCGACGGTGCCGTCGCGAAGCCGGCGTATGTGATCGGTGGAACGACGTACAACGACGTCGGCGCTGCCATCGACGCCGCTTCGCGCGCCGGCGGCAGTACGGCCGATGTCGTCAGATACGACTCCAGCGCACACAACAAGGTGACGCTGGGCGGCGTGGGTTCGGCTTCGTCGGTCAAGCTTTCGAACGTCGCCGCGGGCCAGAGCGACAACGACGCGGTGAACCTGAGGCAGCTGAAAGATCTTGGCGCAGCGTTCGATGCGAACGGCAACGCGACGGGCGCGTTCGTCGCCTATGACGACGCGCAGAAGCGCACGGTCACGCTCAAGGGCGCGGGCGGCACGAAGATCACGAATCTGCTGGCGGGTGCGCTGAATGCGAACAGCAGCGATGCCGTCAACGGTGCGCAGCTGTACCAGACCAATCAGAACGTCGCTGATCTCTCTGGCTCGCTCAACAACATGGGCGACACGCTCAACAACCTGAACGACGGCGGCGGTCTGAAGTACTTCCACGCGAATTCGACGCTGGCCGATTCGCAGGCGGGCGGAGCGAACACGGTGGCGATCGGCGGCAACGCGCAGGCGACGGTGGACAATGCAATTGCGATCGGCAGCAACGCGCGCTCGATGGCTTCGAACGCCGTGGCGCTCGGCACGGGTTCGCTGGCGGATCGTGCGAATACGGTTTCCGTCGGCGCGGGCGGCGCGGAGCGGCAGATCGTCAACGTCGCGGCCGGCACGCAGAATACGGATGCCGTGAACCTCAAGCAGCTCAAAGACCTCGGCGCTTCGTTCGACAACAACGGCAATGTGTCGGGCGCATTCGTCGCGTATGACAACGCGGCGAAGAACAAGGTCACGTTCGGCGGCGTCGGGGCGGCGACGCCCGTGAAGCTCTCGAACGTCGCGGCGGGCAGCGCGAACACCGATGCCGTGAATCTGAAGCAGCTCAAAGACCTTGGCGCTTCGTTCGATACCGGCGGCAATGTGACGGGCGCATTCGTCGCCTACGACGATGCTTCGAAGGGCACGGTCACATTGAAGGGCGCGAGCGGCACGAAGATCACCAATCTCGCGGCAGGCGCGTTGAACGCCAACAGCAGCGATGCCGTCAACGGCTCGCAGCTGTATCAGACGAACCAGAATGTGGCGAACGTCGCGGGCAATGTGACCAACCTCGCAGGCAACGTGAGCAACATGAGCGACGCGCTCAACAATCTCGCGGGCGGCAGCGGCCTGAAGTATTTCCACGCGAATTCGACGCTGGCCGATTCGCAGGCGGGCGGAGCGAACACGGTGGCGATCGGCGGCAACGCGCAGGCGACGGTGGACAATGCAATTGCGATCGGCAGCAACGCGCGTTCGACGGCTTCGAATGCCGTGGCGCTCGGCACGGGTTCGCTGGCGGATCGTGCGAATACGGTGTCCGTCGGCGCGGGCGGCGCGGAACGGCAGATCGTCAACGTCGCGGCCGGCACGCAGAATACGGATGCCGTGAACCTCAAGCAGCTCAAAGACCTCGGCGCTTCGTTCGACAATAGCGGCAATGTGTCGAGCGCGTTCGTCGCATACGACAGTTCGGCGAAGAACAGAGTGACATTCGGCGGCGTCGGCGCGGCGACGCCCGTGAAGCTCTCGAACGTCGCGGCGGGCAGCGCGAACACCGATGCCGTGAATCTGAAGCAGCTCAAAGACCTTGGCGCTTCGTTCGATACCAGCGGCAACGTGACGGGCGCATTCGTCGCGTATGACGATGCCGCGTCGAGGAGTTCGGTCACGCTGAAGGGCGCGAGCGGCACGAAGATCGCCAATCTCGCGGCTGGCTCGTTGAACGCCAACAGCAGCGATGCCGTCAACGGTTCGCAGCTGCATCAGACGAACCAGAATGTCGCAAACGTCGGTGCGAACGTCAGCAACGTGTCGAACACGATCAACAACGTCATGCTCGGCGGCGGCATCAAGTACTTCCACGCCAACTCCGCGCTCGACGATTCGCTCGCGAGCGGCGAGGACTCGATTGCCATCGGCGGCGAAGCGCAGGCGGGCAACACGGGTGCCGTATCGATCGGCGCGCATGCGCAGGCCGCGCAGGCCGGGTCGGTTGCGATCGGCAACAACGCGCAGGCGAGCGCGGCGAATTCGGTGGCGCTGGGCGCGAACGCGTCGACGAATGCCGTCCTGACGACGCCCGCGTATCAACCGGGCACGACGACGCTGGCAGGCACGGCGCCCATCGGCGAAGTGTCCGTCGGATCGGCGGGCAACGAGCGTCGCGTGACGAACGTCGCGGCGGGCGCGGCGGCCACCGATGCCGTCAACGTGAGCCAGCTGAAATCGGCCGTCGATGCGTCGTCGAGCGGCCTGCTCGCGGCTGCCGTGCTGTACGACGATGCGACGCGGCGCAATAGCGTGACGCTCGGCGGCACGACGGCCGCTTCGCCCGTCGCGCTGAAGAACGTCGCGGCAGGTTCGGTCAACGCGAACAGCCGCGACGCGGTGAACGGCTCGCAACTGTTCAACCTCGCGAGTTCGACGGCGGCGGCGCTGGGCGGCGGTGCGGCTCCCGGCAGCGATGGGAAGATCGGTGCGCCGACTTATGTGATCGGTGGAACGTCGTATGGCGATGTGGGGAATGCCATGGCGGCGATCGGAAGCACACTCACCGAGCTGGATTCGACGAACAAGTACTTCAAGGTACGGCCGCCTCCTGAAACCGACGACCCGGGGTTGCCCGTTGCAGCGGGAAAGGTTGCCATCGCACTCGGGGCGCTCGCAGCGAGCAACGGAGATTATGCGATGTCCATCGGGCCCGGCGCGCGTGCGCTGGGTGAAGGGGCCGTTGCTCTCGGTCCCGACGCGCGCGCACGATTCGCTCACTCGACAGCTATAGGCCAAGGCTCCTTGACCTACGAGGAAAATGTCATCTCGGTGGGCACGATAGAGGCCCAACGGCGCATCACGAACGTCGCCGACGGCGTGAGTTCGACCGATGCCGTCACGATGAACCAGTTGAACCAGTTGCAAGAGCAGATCGTCCACACGTCCAGCGGTGTTCGCTCGACCTTGCTCGGCGCGCCGAATCCGCTGGATTTCATCGCGGTCAGCGCGACGACCACGACGACCAACATGACGCAGACGTCGAACGACGTGAATGCGTTGGCTATCGGTCCGGGCGCAACTTCGACGTCGGCCAACACCACCAGCGTCGGCACGCTGGCGACGGCCGGCGGCGCGAAAGCCACAGCAGTCGGCGCGGGAGCGGGTGCCGTGCGCGAAGGCTCGACGGCAGTTGGCCAGGGTTCTGCCGCGCTGGCGCTCAACGCGACCGTGATCGGCACGGGCGCATCGACGGGCTTCAATGCGAACAACGGCGTCGCGCTTGGCTATATGGCGGCGGCCGAAGCGGACGGTTCGATGGGCTTCGGCACGAATGCCGACGCCAACGGCGTCGGCTCGATCGCCTTCGGCAGCGGTTCGATGACACTCACGACCGCCTCCAACGCCATCGCCCTCGGCGCCAACTCGATCGCCTCGCGCGCGAACACGATCTCCGTCGGCAGCGACACGCTGCAGCGGCAGATCGTCAACGTCGCGGCGGGCACATCGAATACCGATGCCGTCAACGTCTCGCAGCTCAAGGGCGTCGCGAATGCGCTCGGCGGCGGCGCGGATATCGCCGGCGACGGCTCGGTCAAGAAGCCTGTCTACACGATCGGCGGACAGACCTATAACGACGTCGGCAAGGCGCTCGCCGCTGCCGCTGCGTCGGGCGGCGGCGCTTCGCCCGATGCGGTCTCCTACGACACGTCCGCGCATGACCGGCTTACGTTGGGCGGTACGAGCGCAACCTCGCCAGTCAAACTGACGAACGTCGCGCAAGGCATGCTCACATCCGGCAGCACGGACGCGGTGAACGGCGCGCAGCTCTACAACACGGCCAGCTCGGTTGCGGGCGCGCTGGGCAACGGCGCGTCGGCCGGTGCGGACGGCAAGGTCAAGGCGCCCACCTACGCGATCGGCGGGTCAACCTACAACAGCGTCGGCGGCGCGCTCGCCGCCGTCGATTCCGCGCTCGCCCAGGGCGGCAATCCCAACGGACTCGTGTACGACTCGTCCGCGCGCAGCAAGGTCACGCTCGGCGGTGCGGGCGCGAGCACGCCCGTCACGCTGACGAACGTCGCCGACGCGAAAGTGGACAGCGACGCCGTCAACCTGAAGCAGCTGAAGGCAGCAGGCATTGCCGTCGATCCGTCGACAGGCCTCGTGACCAATGCCGTCGTCGCGTACGACGGCGCGTCGAAGTCGAGCGTCACGTTCAACGCGGGCGGCTCGCCGACGCAGCTGAAGAACGTCGCCGATGCCACCGATGCGCTCGATGCCGTGAACCTGCAGCAAATGCAGCACTACCTGTCGACGCAGATCACGAACGTCACGCCCGCCCTGTCGCCTGCGGCTGTCGTCAACGATCTGCCCGTGGGCACGGCGACGGGCGTGGACGCCATCGCGATCGGCAACGGCGCAAATGCATCGGGCAACGCGGCGATCGCAATCGGCGCGCGCACGTCGACGGCGGGCGATCAATCCGTCGCGCTCGGCGTGGGCGCATCGGCGCCGTCGTCGAACGCCGTTGCGCTCGGCGCGAACTCGGTGGCCGACCGCGACAACAGCGTGTCGGTGGGCGCGGCGGGAGCGGAGCGGCAGATCACCAACGTCGCGGCAGGCACGGCGGCGACGGATGCCGTCAATGTCGGCCAGATGAACAGCGCGATCGGCGGCGTCTACAAGAGCATGCACGACATGGACCACGATAACCGGCGCGGCATCGCGTCCGCGTCGGCGCTGAACATCGTCACGCCGTATCTGCCGGGACGCACGACGCTCAACGCGGGCGTGGCCGGCTATCGCGGCACGGCGGCGCTCGGCGTCGGCGTGTCGCGCTGGAACGAGAAGGGCACGGTGAACTACAACCTCGGCGTGTCGAGTGCGGGCGGCAACAGCACGATCGTCCGCGCGGGCGTCGGCATCGTGTTCGGCAACTGA
- a CDS encoding Flp family type IVb pilin: MNISFKRPLRKQAGQGMTEYIIIVALIAVSAIAVYASFGKAIREQTAGLTHEMSGTDSTSDINDARAAATDGKSQADKNKGMGAYGSDGSLSTNNK, encoded by the coding sequence ATGAACATCTCTTTCAAGCGTCCTCTTCGCAAACAGGCCGGTCAGGGCATGACCGAATACATCATCATCGTGGCGCTGATCGCGGTTTCAGCGATCGCCGTATATGCGTCGTTCGGCAAGGCGATCCGCGAGCAGACGGCCGGCCTCACGCACGAAATGTCGGGCACGGACAGCACGTCCGATATCAACGACGCGCGCGCCGCCGCAACGGACGGCAAGAGCCAGGCCGACAAGAACAAGGGCATGGGCGCGTACGGCAGCGACGGCAGTCTGTCGACGAACAACAAGTAA
- a CDS encoding pilus assembly protein TadG-related protein, with protein MKRTSHRRSHTHGGQALVPALLFLLIGGVGLYVAFGSFQMTSAKIKLQNTADAAAYSAAVLQARDYNFSAYTNRAMVANQVSAAQVVALKSWIDELDNTYMGNPDTEQLVTTFADHPALWRTPKQRAHADIAPVRATLDALLPAVARGIGGITRALSDAQTNYHAAIFAAVPEVANDVAQRNQPDTHVTSGYFTSPRNAVQLAAWQTYTRVVTPAGNLDADHFADVVTDSTTLDRFVKARVSSRSVAPDYQQLDDSSARCPGGGRIAIRVAHVGGTQLRSDKKGWQSIDASTAHITITCIDTVDAAIAGHGGSANGDVSNFMTHPPFVAWSDWKGYGGYMNFGDPDSTQPGMNVPAAMAEQFTQGPGVSLDTANGGLLPYQDIAHAPLASEAPRITIEVERMAGTLVKSAGVGGAGRMRVDGGSASGAMRTLASAHAYFVRPSAGALDDGLAGALHDAGAWLREDGKTEYPSTFSPYWQASLASVSAEERAAAQAAQFPSDARATTP; from the coding sequence ATGAAACGCACGTCCCATCGCCGATCGCACACCCATGGCGGCCAGGCACTCGTGCCCGCGCTGCTGTTCCTGCTGATCGGCGGTGTCGGTCTGTATGTCGCCTTCGGGTCGTTCCAGATGACGAGCGCAAAGATCAAGCTGCAGAACACAGCCGACGCCGCCGCATACAGCGCGGCTGTGCTGCAGGCACGCGACTACAACTTCTCCGCGTACACGAACCGTGCGATGGTCGCCAACCAGGTGAGCGCCGCACAGGTGGTCGCGTTGAAGTCGTGGATCGACGAACTCGACAACACGTATATGGGCAATCCCGACACCGAGCAGCTCGTGACGACCTTCGCCGATCATCCGGCGTTGTGGCGCACGCCGAAACAACGCGCGCACGCCGACATCGCGCCCGTGCGCGCGACGCTCGATGCGCTGCTGCCCGCCGTCGCGCGGGGCATCGGCGGTATCACGCGCGCGCTCAGCGATGCGCAGACGAACTATCACGCTGCGATATTCGCGGCGGTGCCCGAGGTCGCCAACGACGTCGCGCAACGCAATCAGCCCGACACGCATGTGACGTCCGGCTATTTCACGAGTCCGCGCAATGCCGTGCAACTCGCTGCGTGGCAGACGTACACGCGCGTCGTCACGCCTGCGGGCAATCTCGACGCCGATCATTTCGCCGACGTCGTCACCGATTCAACGACGCTCGACCGCTTCGTGAAAGCGCGCGTGTCGTCGCGCAGCGTCGCGCCCGACTACCAGCAGCTCGACGATTCGAGTGCGCGCTGTCCGGGCGGCGGACGCATTGCGATTCGCGTCGCGCATGTCGGCGGCACGCAATTGCGCAGCGACAAGAAGGGCTGGCAATCGATCGACGCGAGCACCGCGCACATCACGATCACCTGCATCGATACCGTCGACGCCGCCATTGCGGGCCACGGCGGCAGCGCGAACGGCGACGTGAGCAACTTCATGACGCATCCGCCGTTCGTCGCGTGGAGCGACTGGAAAGGCTATGGCGGCTATATGAACTTCGGCGACCCCGACAGCACGCAGCCGGGCATGAACGTGCCCGCCGCGATGGCCGAGCAGTTCACGCAAGGTCCTGGCGTTTCGCTCGATACCGCAAACGGCGGCCTGCTGCCGTATCAGGACATCGCGCACGCGCCGCTCGCGAGCGAAGCGCCGCGCATCACGATCGAAGTGGAGCGTATGGCTGGAACCCTCGTGAAGTCGGCGGGAGTGGGCGGCGCGGGCCGCATGCGCGTCGACGGCGGCAGCGCGAGCGGCGCGATGCGCACGCTGGCGAGCGCGCATGCGTATTTCGTGCGGCCATCTGCGGGCGCACTGGACGACGGGCTCGCAGGCGCATTGCACGATGCGGGTGCATGGTTGCGCGAGGACGGCAAGACCGAATATCCGAGCACGTTCAGCCCTTATTGGCAGGCGTCGCTTGCGTCTGTCAGTGCAGAAGAGCGCGCCGCTGCGCAGGCCGCGCAGTTTCCGTCGGATGCTCGCGCGACAACGCCATGA